A single window of Lonchura striata isolate bLonStr1 chromosome 20, bLonStr1.mat, whole genome shotgun sequence DNA harbors:
- the TMIGD1 gene encoding transmembrane and immunoglobulin domain-containing protein 1 gives MAQRRSLTIPYGAPVLAVSFLACVATGLELSVNNHAADFTLSTGLSPAISLSCLVHNSSQAEELLWYRGDGQVGLKEGNKVNISNICISPVNESDNGVTFTCRLARDKSVKVSVILDVQFPPQLSGEETLHVEEEKDVTLTCNSKSNPQAQSTWLKDNQSLTLQQSHHELYQTSEVFQLSIRKVQKSDNGTYTCVVESRLGNGTRDFHLIVEDKKPVFPKEAVIAAVVVVTITVLFGIVARKDKFFKCFKKSRETSL, from the exons ATGGCGCAGAGACGCAGCCTCACCATCCCCTACGGAGCGCCTGTCCTTGCTGTTTCCTTCTTGGCATGTGTGGCCACAG GTTTGGAACTGTCTGTAAATAACCACGCTGCTGACTTCACCCTGTCTacagggctcagccctgccatCTCCCTCTCGTGCCTCGTACACAACAGCAGCCAGGCCGAGGAGCTGCTCTGGTACCGCGGAGATGGGCAAGTGGGTCTGAAAGAGGGCAATAAAGTGAACATCAGCAACATCTGCATATCCCCCGTCAACGAGTCTGACAACGGAGTCACCTTCACATGCAGGCTGGCACGGGACAAGTCCGTGAAGGTGTCTGTGATCCTGGATGTGCAGT TCCCTCCCCAGCTGAGTGGAGAGGAGACCCTCCacgtggaagaagagaaagatgTTACTCTGACCTGCAACTCCAAATCCAACCCTCAAGCCCAAAGCACCTGGTTAAAGGACAACCAGAGCTTGACCCTGCAGCAAAGTCACCACGAGCTGTACCAGACCAGTGAGGTCTTTCAGCTCTCCATCAGAAAAGTGCAGAAGTCTGACAACGGGACCTACACCTGCGTGGTGGAATCACGCCTGGGGAATGGGACAAGGGATTTCCACCTCATAGTTGAAG aTAAAAAACCTGTTTTTCCCAAGGAGGCTGTTATTGCTGCTGTTGTGGTGGTTACAATCACAGTACTTTTTGGAATTGTGGCTCGAAAAGATAAATTTTTTAAG tgcTTCAAGAAATCAAGAGAAACATCTCTGTAA